The Persephonella atlantica genome includes a window with the following:
- a CDS encoding type II toxin-antitoxin system RelE/ParE family toxin encodes MSFEILYAKSVYKDIKKLDTKTKNKIKNAVEKLRNFPNITNIKSLRSHPLADYRLRVGDYRVLFDVDWENKKIYIY; translated from the coding sequence GTGAGTTTTGAAATTTTATATGCGAAAAGTGTTTATAAAGATATAAAAAAATTAGATACAAAAACGAAAAACAAAATAAAAAATGCCGTAGAAAAACTAAGAAATTTTCCAAATATAACAAACATAAAATCCTTAAGATCGCATCCATTAGCAGACTACAGATTAAGAGTTGGGGATTATAGGGTTTTATTTGATGTAGATTGGGAAAACAAGAAAATATATATATATTAA
- the hypA gene encoding hydrogenase maturation nickel metallochaperone HypA, which translates to MHEFSVVQSLMGLIEENARQNNAKSVSKVVVKIGKMSGIEPHLLKIAFDTFKEKTICENAELEMVIQDVVAFCEDCGEEFVVEDNRFVCPFCEGFNLKILDGEDMYLMSLEMEV; encoded by the coding sequence ATGCACGAGTTTTCTGTAGTTCAGAGCTTGATGGGTCTTATTGAGGAGAATGCGAGACAAAACAACGCAAAATCTGTCTCTAAGGTCGTTGTAAAAATTGGAAAAATGTCTGGTATAGAGCCTCATCTATTGAAGATAGCTTTTGATACTTTCAAAGAAAAAACCATCTGTGAAAATGCAGAGCTTGAGATGGTTATTCAGGATGTTGTTGCCTTTTGTGAAGACTGCGGGGAGGAGTTTGTTGTTGAGGATAATAGGTTTGTATGTCCCTTCTGTGAAGGATTTAATTTGAAGATATTAGACGGCGAAGATATGTATCTGATGAGTTTGGAGATGGAGGTTTAA
- a CDS encoding helix-turn-helix domain-containing protein: protein MILKDWLEKDKYDVDFIYEGLLLDLSYYLKQFMLEKGLNKKQLAERMGVSPAYITKIFSGENISLKTVAKILSALEVDAGIQIIDREKLNYKTAPNRNLFKLIKNNREKVNESEVFTTAA, encoded by the coding sequence ATGATTTTAAAAGATTGGTTAGAAAAAGATAAATACGATGTAGATTTTATATACGAAGGTCTGCTTTTAGATTTATCATACTATCTGAAACAATTCATGCTTGAAAAAGGGCTTAACAAAAAACAGCTTGCGGAAAGAATGGGAGTTTCACCTGCATACATTACAAAAATTTTTAGTGGAGAAAACATATCCTTAAAAACTGTAGCAAAAATTTTATCAGCCCTTGAAGTAGATGCAGGAATACAGATAATAGATAGAGAAAAACTAAACTACAAGACAGCACCAAATAGGAATTTGTTTAAACTAATAAAAAATAACAGGGAAAAAGTAAATGAAAGTGAAGTTTTCACAACTGCAGCTTGA
- the katG gene encoding catalase/peroxidase HPI, which produces MENQKRKRWITDWWPHRLNLKILRQNGPQTNPFNGEEFDYRKELENLDYFQLKEDLKKLMTDSQDWWPADFGHYGPLFIRLAWHSAGSYRVFDGRGGARQGDIRFAPRYDWPDNMNLDKAVRLLWPIKQKYGKKISWADLIVLAGNVALESMGVKTYGFGLGREDVWEPDESPDWGPEIQMLSGKERYRDGQLERPFAATEMGLIYVNPQGPEGNPDPVASAKQIREAFSRMGMNDEETVALIAGGHAFGKCHGACPEDFVGPDPDSSPVNQQGLGWKNSYKTGKGPDTFTSGFELAWSPTPTKFGIHFLRLLFEHEWELTESPAGKKQWVAKDAPEIIPDAYDKNKKHPPMMLTSDLALRYDPVYSKISKNFLENPEKFEEAFAKAWFKLLHRDMGPPQCYLGPEVPDETFVWQDPVPERDFQLIDEEDVENLKNMILSSGLSIKQLVYTAWSSASTFRNSDRKGGANGARIRFSPLKDWEVNHPEEIDKILDVYRNIQKQFNSSAEGGKKVSIADLIVLGGCAAIEKAAEKNGYSVKVPFVPGRVDIPEEFIDVHFYKATEPFADGFRNYFRPENDIDTYWPAEYWLVDKAQLLTLTVPEMTALVGGLRVLGSTFGYSDYGVFTQRPETLSNDFFVNLLDMGIDWEPVDDRVYLFNGYDRKTGSLKWKGTRVDLIFGHHGELRAVAEVYASSDGEEKFINDFIKAWDKVMNLDRFDMQ; this is translated from the coding sequence ATGGAAAATCAAAAAAGAAAAAGATGGATTACAGACTGGTGGCCTCACAGGCTTAATCTGAAAATCCTACGGCAAAACGGTCCCCAGACTAATCCATTCAATGGAGAAGAGTTTGATTACAGAAAAGAGCTGGAAAATTTAGACTACTTTCAACTTAAGGAAGACCTGAAAAAACTGATGACAGACTCACAGGACTGGTGGCCTGCAGACTTTGGACATTATGGACCTCTGTTTATCAGACTGGCATGGCACAGTGCTGGAAGTTACAGGGTTTTTGACGGCAGAGGCGGAGCAAGACAGGGAGATATCAGGTTTGCTCCCAGATATGACTGGCCAGACAACATGAACCTTGATAAAGCTGTCAGACTGCTGTGGCCTATAAAACAGAAATACGGCAAAAAGATATCATGGGCAGACCTTATAGTACTGGCAGGTAATGTAGCACTTGAATCAATGGGGGTTAAAACATACGGCTTTGGACTGGGGAGAGAAGATGTGTGGGAACCTGACGAAAGTCCAGATTGGGGACCAGAAATCCAGATGCTTTCAGGAAAAGAAAGGTACAGAGATGGACAGTTAGAGAGACCTTTTGCAGCAACAGAGATGGGTCTGATTTATGTAAACCCGCAAGGACCTGAAGGAAATCCCGACCCTGTAGCATCTGCAAAGCAGATAAGGGAAGCTTTTTCAAGGATGGGAATGAATGATGAAGAGACTGTGGCACTGATAGCAGGTGGTCATGCTTTTGGGAAGTGCCACGGTGCATGTCCTGAGGATTTTGTGGGACCAGACCCTGATTCCTCTCCTGTTAACCAGCAGGGGCTTGGCTGGAAAAACAGCTACAAAACAGGAAAAGGACCTGATACTTTCACCTCTGGATTTGAGCTTGCATGGTCTCCCACTCCAACAAAGTTTGGAATTCATTTCTTGAGGCTGTTGTTTGAGCATGAGTGGGAGCTAACAGAAAGTCCAGCAGGAAAAAAGCAATGGGTTGCAAAAGATGCTCCTGAGATAATCCCTGATGCGTACGACAAAAACAAAAAACATCCTCCTATGATGCTGACTTCAGACCTTGCCCTCAGATACGACCCTGTTTACTCAAAAATCTCAAAAAACTTCCTTGAAAATCCTGAAAAGTTTGAGGAGGCTTTTGCTAAAGCATGGTTCAAACTGCTTCACAGGGATATGGGACCTCCACAGTGTTATTTAGGACCTGAAGTTCCAGATGAAACATTTGTATGGCAGGACCCTGTTCCAGAGAGAGATTTTCAGCTGATAGATGAAGAAGATGTGGAAAATCTAAAAAATATGATACTCTCCTCAGGGCTTTCCATAAAACAGCTTGTGTACACAGCGTGGTCTTCGGCGTCTACATTTAGAAACTCTGACAGGAAAGGTGGAGCAAACGGAGCAAGAATAAGATTCAGCCCTCTGAAGGACTGGGAAGTGAACCATCCAGAGGAGATTGACAAAATCTTAGATGTTTACAGGAATATCCAAAAGCAGTTTAACAGCTCAGCAGAAGGTGGTAAAAAAGTTTCTATAGCTGACCTTATTGTTTTAGGCGGTTGTGCAGCGATTGAAAAGGCAGCAGAAAAAAACGGATACTCTGTAAAGGTTCCGTTTGTGCCGGGAAGGGTTGATATACCAGAAGAGTTCATAGATGTCCATTTTTATAAGGCAACTGAGCCATTTGCTGACGGCTTTAGGAATTATTTCCGCCCTGAAAATGATATAGACACCTACTGGCCTGCAGAATACTGGCTTGTGGACAAAGCACAGCTTTTAACACTGACTGTCCCTGAAATGACTGCTCTTGTTGGAGGATTGAGAGTATTAGGTTCAACATTTGGCTACAGCGATTACGGAGTATTTACACAGAGACCTGAGACACTGTCTAACGACTTTTTTGTTAATCTATTAGACATGGGCATAGACTGGGAACCAGTTGATGACAGAGTTTACCTGTTTAATGGATACGACAGAAAAACAGGCAGTCTAAAATGGAAAGGGACAAGAGTTGACCTGATATTTGGCCATCACGGAGAGCTCAGAGCAGTTGCAGAGGTTTATGCCTCATCCGATGGAGAAGAAAAGTTTATAAACGACTTTATCAAAGCGTGGGACAAAGTAATGAATTTAGACAGATTTGACATGCAATAA
- a CDS encoding type II toxin-antitoxin system RelE/ParE family toxin: protein MAKILLITDDKIFRVYILKSVVKDIDNLKDKVVVKKIKSNIARLAERIPNKPEKWESIKGCENLFELKVKPYRLACYVEDTNILILHFWRVQKNMSKQKRADIEKACEIAKEVKDDFKRLVRKR from the coding sequence ATGGCTAAAATTTTACTGATTACTGACGATAAGATATTTAGGGTATATATTTTGAAAAGTGTAGTTAAAGACATTGACAATTTAAAAGATAAAGTAGTCGTTAAAAAGATTAAATCAAATATAGCAAGATTGGCAGAGAGAATACCGAATAAGCCTGAAAAGTGGGAAAGTATTAAAGGCTGCGAAAATTTGTTTGAACTGAAGGTAAAACCGTATAGATTGGCTTGTTATGTGGAGGATACAAACATATTAATTCTCCACTTTTGGAGAGTTCAAAAAAATATGTCAAAACAAAAACGGGCTGATATTGAAAAAGCCTGTGAGATTGCAAAGGAGGTAAAAGATGATTTTAAAAGATTGGTTAGAAAAAGATAA